A single region of the Geobacillus subterraneus genome encodes:
- a CDS encoding DnaJ family domain-containing protein, which translates to MDGFWRIAEEKIREAMKNGEFDHLPGFGKPLELEDISHIPEELRLGYLLLKNAGYVTEETELRKELMTLEDLLRCCEDDEKKQELTKKWTEKQLRFAELMKKRQQTNAKALRDYGRRIEEKFR; encoded by the coding sequence ATGGATGGATTTTGGCGCATTGCCGAAGAGAAAATTCGCGAGGCGATGAAAAACGGCGAGTTTGATCACTTGCCCGGTTTTGGAAAGCCGCTCGAGCTTGAGGATATTTCTCATATTCCCGAAGAGTTGCGGCTCGGGTATTTGTTGCTGAAAAATGCTGGGTATGTGACGGAAGAGACGGAATTGCGAAAAGAACTGATGACGCTTGAAGATTTGCTTCGCTGTTGCGAGGATGACGAGAAAAAACAAGAACTGACGAAAAAATGGACAGAAAAACAACTCCGCTTTGCGGAACTGATGAAAAAGCGGCAGCAGACGAACGCAAAGGCGCTGCGCGATTACGGACGGCGCATTGAGGAAAAATTCCGCTAA
- the cobA gene encoding uroporphyrinogen-III C-methyltransferase — protein MGKVYLVGAGPGDPELITVKGLKCIQQADVILYDRLINEELLSYAKPGAELIFCGKLPGYHVMQQETINHSLVLHAKKGKTVVRLKGGDPFVFGRGGEEAEALVKHGIEFEIVPGVTSAIAAAAYAGIPVTHREFSSSVAFVTGHRRDGSREDIKWESLAKGIDTIAIYMGVYHLPYICEQLVKYGKAPETPAAVIEWGTTTSQRTVTGTLATIAGIVAKENIENPSMVIIGDVVRLRANIRWFEQLLASSAAAGATS, from the coding sequence ATGGGCAAAGTATATCTTGTCGGCGCCGGTCCCGGCGACCCGGAACTCATCACCGTCAAAGGATTAAAATGCATTCAGCAGGCGGATGTCATTTTGTACGACCGCCTCATTAACGAAGAACTGCTGTCGTATGCGAAACCGGGCGCCGAGCTCATCTTTTGCGGCAAGCTGCCCGGCTACCACGTGATGCAGCAAGAAACGATCAACCATTCGCTCGTCCTGCACGCCAAAAAAGGAAAAACCGTCGTCCGCTTAAAAGGCGGCGATCCGTTCGTGTTCGGGCGCGGCGGCGAAGAAGCAGAGGCGCTCGTCAAGCACGGGATTGAGTTTGAGATCGTTCCCGGTGTCACCTCTGCCATCGCTGCGGCGGCTTATGCCGGCATCCCTGTCACCCATCGCGAGTTCAGCTCAAGCGTTGCCTTTGTCACCGGACATCGGCGCGACGGAAGCCGTGAAGATATCAAATGGGAAAGCCTCGCCAAAGGCATCGATACAATCGCCATTTACATGGGGGTTTACCACTTGCCGTATATTTGCGAACAGCTAGTCAAGTATGGCAAGGCGCCAGAGACGCCAGCGGCGGTCATCGAGTGGGGAACGACAACGTCTCAGCGCACGGTCACCGGCACGCTGGCGACGATCGCCGGGATCGTCGCCAAAGAAAACATTGAAAATCCAAGCATGGTCATCATCGGAGATGTCGTCCGGCTGCGCGCCAACATTCGATGGTTCGAACAGCTGTTGGCATCATCCGCGGCCGCTGGCGCGACATCGTGA
- a CDS encoding sirohydrochlorin chelatase encodes MEAILYVSHGSRIAAARYEAARFVERCKAAIDIPIQELCFVELAEPDIVTGVDRCVAQGATRVIVIPLLLLSAGHAKHDIPAALERAKRRHPSLEIACGTPFGVHETMIDIIIDRISEQATPLDDQSMILLIGRGSSDPDTKRDIAAIARRLKEKTNVPHVDICFLAAIRPTLDEGLKQANASTYRHVFVVPYLLFTGVLMKTIERKLEALRVSPQQWHLCSYLGYHPRLITLIQQQLSSLSLAKKGA; translated from the coding sequence ATGGAAGCCATTTTATACGTCAGCCATGGCAGCCGCATCGCTGCGGCCCGCTATGAAGCGGCTCGCTTCGTCGAACGATGCAAAGCAGCCATCGACATCCCGATTCAAGAACTTTGCTTCGTCGAACTGGCGGAACCGGATATCGTTACCGGCGTTGACCGTTGCGTCGCCCAAGGAGCGACGCGCGTCATCGTCATTCCGCTCCTGCTTCTATCCGCCGGGCACGCGAAACACGACATCCCGGCGGCGCTCGAGCGCGCGAAACGGCGGCATCCGTCTCTCGAGATCGCCTGCGGCACCCCGTTTGGCGTCCATGAAACGATGATCGATATCATCATTGACCGCATCAGTGAACAAGCGACGCCGCTTGATGATCAATCGATGATTTTACTCATCGGCCGTGGCAGCAGCGACCCGGATACAAAGCGCGACATCGCCGCCATCGCCCGACGCCTGAAAGAAAAAACGAACGTGCCGCATGTCGACATTTGCTTTCTCGCTGCCATTCGTCCGACGCTCGATGAAGGGCTTAAGCAGGCGAACGCATCCACATACCGACACGTATTTGTCGTTCCGTATTTATTGTTTACTGGCGTCTTAATGAAAACGATCGAACGGAAACTAGAGGCGCTCCGTGTTTCCCCCCAACAGTGGCATTTATGCTCTTACTTAGGCTATCATCCGCGGCTCATAACGCTCATTCAACAACAACTATCGTCGCTATCGCTTGCGAAAAAAGGAGCTTGA
- a CDS encoding YojF family protein, which produces MQPIDAAAVQEALNHLANRDIYIHLETTNGAYASHHNEGVFSAGAYIRNARIRFTRGKITGPGPYRVGLKLDIGWVYAEGLTHWEWTKEGQLLLAGHDYEGKLAVALELSGEPFA; this is translated from the coding sequence GTGCAGCCGATTGACGCCGCCGCCGTGCAAGAGGCGCTGAACCACCTTGCCAACCGCGATATATACATTCATTTGGAGACGACGAACGGGGCGTATGCCTCTCACCATAATGAAGGAGTTTTTTCCGCTGGCGCTTACATCCGCAACGCCCGCATCCGCTTCACCCGCGGCAAAATCACCGGCCCAGGGCCATACCGCGTCGGGCTGAAGCTCGACATCGGCTGGGTGTACGCCGAAGGGTTAACCCATTGGGAATGGACGAAAGAAGGACAATTGCTGTTAGCGGGACATGACTATGAAGGAAAACTGGCTGTCGCTCTTGAGCTGAGCGGCGAGCCATTTGCCTAA
- a CDS encoding PhzF family phenazine biosynthesis protein, whose protein sequence is MRIPIYIVDAFTARSFVGDPAAVCLLPQPARDEWMQRIAAEMN, encoded by the coding sequence ATGAGGATTCCAATATACATTGTTGATGCGTTCACCGCTCGGTCGTTTGTCGGCGACCCGGCAGCGGTCTGTCTGCTGCCGCAGCCGGCTCGGGACGAATGGATGCAACGTATTGCTGCAGAGATGAACTGA
- a CDS encoding precorrin-2 dehydrogenase/sirohydrochlorin ferrochelatase family protein produces MGYSVILQVRGRRAVVVGGGKVAARKIRGLLEAGADVVMIAPKAEPELQALAAAGTIGWCIKTFAPGDLDGAFLVIAATNDRGVNEAVAQAAAPGQLVNVVDDPERCDFHVPAVVRRGPLTIAVSTEGASPAVARRIRRELEEQYGEEYGPYLEFLQRARDIVLREVDDVEGRKRLFRALAADSFRQNGRWDEELAGLLAKEKERGEERRGENDEDSNIHC; encoded by the coding sequence ATGGGATATTCGGTCATTCTTCAGGTGCGCGGCCGCCGGGCGGTCGTTGTTGGCGGGGGGAAGGTGGCAGCGCGGAAGATTCGCGGGCTGCTCGAGGCAGGGGCGGATGTTGTGATGATCGCTCCTAAAGCAGAACCGGAGCTGCAAGCGCTAGCGGCGGCGGGAACGATTGGCTGGTGCATCAAGACATTTGCACCTGGCGATTTGGACGGTGCGTTTCTTGTCATCGCGGCGACGAACGACCGCGGAGTAAACGAGGCGGTGGCACAGGCGGCAGCGCCGGGCCAGCTCGTCAATGTCGTGGATGACCCGGAGCGGTGTGATTTTCACGTTCCCGCTGTCGTCCGCCGCGGTCCATTAACGATCGCTGTCTCGACTGAAGGTGCAAGCCCGGCGGTCGCTCGCCGCATTCGTCGCGAGCTTGAGGAGCAATATGGGGAAGAGTACGGGCCGTATCTTGAGTTTTTGCAACGGGCTCGCGACATTGTATTGCGCGAAGTGGATGACGTCGAGGGACGAAAACGGCTGTTTCGGGCGCTCGCTGCTGATTCATTTCGGCAAAACGGCCGCTGGGACGAGGAGTTAGCCGGCTTGTTGGCGAAGGAAAAAGAACGAGGCGAAGAAAGAAGGGGCGAGAACGATGAGGATTCCAATATACATTGTTGA
- the bshB2 gene encoding bacillithiol biosynthesis deacetylase BshB2 → MNERHVLVVFPHPDDEAFGVSGTIAQHVQSGTPVTYACLTLGEMGRNMGVPPFANRETLPFIRRQELEEACRVLGIHDLRLLGYRDKTVEFEDEEELADRIAAIAAETNPSLVITFYPGYSVHPDHDACGAAVIRALKRWPKEQRPTVYCVAFAKNCEQDLGQPDVVRDVSSVIDTKLAAIRAHRSQTEGLMQAASKRGDALAWLKTERFWTYRWDD, encoded by the coding sequence ATGAACGAACGACATGTACTCGTTGTCTTTCCCCACCCGGACGATGAGGCGTTCGGCGTCTCGGGAACGATCGCCCAGCATGTGCAAAGCGGCACACCGGTGACATACGCCTGCTTGACGCTTGGCGAAATGGGGCGGAATATGGGCGTGCCCCCGTTTGCCAATCGCGAAACGTTGCCGTTCATTCGTAGACAGGAACTAGAGGAAGCATGCCGCGTTCTCGGCATTCACGATTTGCGCTTGCTCGGCTATCGCGACAAAACCGTCGAATTTGAAGATGAAGAAGAACTGGCCGACCGGATTGCCGCCATCGCAGCGGAAACGAATCCGTCGCTTGTCATTACATTTTATCCCGGCTACAGCGTCCATCCCGACCATGATGCGTGCGGGGCTGCTGTCATTCGCGCGTTGAAGCGGTGGCCAAAAGAACAACGGCCGACCGTTTATTGCGTCGCCTTTGCCAAAAACTGCGAGCAGGATCTCGGCCAGCCGGACGTCGTCCGCGATGTCAGCTCGGTGATTGATACGAAACTCGCCGCCATTCGCGCTCACCGCTCGCAAACGGAAGGGCTGATGCAGGCGGCTTCAAAACGCGGCGACGCGCTCGCGTGGCTGAAAACGGAGCGATTTTGGACGTACCGGTGGGATGATTAA
- the mreBH gene encoding rod-share determining protein MreBH has protein sequence MFASSELGIDLGTMNVRLFSQTKGLLFDEPAAVAYNRQANKLMAIGKKAKQMIGKAPSHVEVTYPLRNGVIADFDQAKALLQQVFKQSSKQLGLAFKKPSIVMSVPFHATSVERRSFYEIAKHCGAKHIHFIEEPVAAAIGADLPVGEPVANVIVHLGAGKTEAAIISFGGVVACRSLRIGGNQLDEDIMQYVRQRYNLLIGEQTAEQVKIEIGSAPGAGLAQTMTIHGRDFVTGFLKAVSLDPAEVQHAIKESLLQIAEAIRAVLEECPAELSGDIIDRGIVLTGGGALLHGIEQWLSAELHVPVHVAPNPAEAVAIGTGKALRAMPKRLGAAL, from the coding sequence TTGTTCGCTTCTTCAGAGCTGGGCATCGATTTAGGGACGATGAATGTCCGGCTGTTTAGCCAAACGAAGGGGCTGCTGTTTGACGAACCGGCGGCGGTCGCCTATAATCGTCAAGCGAACAAGCTGATGGCGATCGGCAAAAAAGCAAAGCAAATGATCGGCAAAGCCCCGTCCCACGTCGAGGTCACCTATCCGCTGCGAAATGGTGTCATCGCTGATTTTGACCAAGCGAAAGCGTTGTTGCAGCAAGTCTTCAAACAATCGAGCAAACAGCTCGGCCTCGCCTTCAAAAAACCGAGCATCGTCATGAGCGTTCCGTTTCACGCCACCTCCGTCGAGCGCCGCTCTTTTTATGAAATCGCCAAACATTGCGGAGCGAAGCACATTCATTTCATCGAAGAGCCGGTCGCAGCGGCCATTGGGGCTGATTTGCCGGTCGGTGAACCCGTCGCTAACGTCATCGTACATTTAGGGGCCGGCAAAACGGAAGCCGCGATTATCTCATTTGGCGGCGTCGTTGCCTGCCGCTCGCTTCGCATCGGCGGCAACCAGCTTGATGAAGACATTATGCAATACGTTCGTCAGCGCTACAATTTGCTAATCGGCGAACAGACGGCCGAACAGGTGAAAATCGAAATCGGCAGCGCGCCGGGAGCTGGCTTGGCGCAAACGATGACCATTCACGGCCGCGATTTTGTCACCGGATTTCTTAAAGCCGTTTCCCTTGATCCGGCCGAGGTGCAACATGCCATCAAGGAATCGCTTCTGCAAATCGCCGAAGCCATTCGCGCTGTTCTTGAGGAATGCCCAGCCGAACTGAGCGGCGATATTATCGACCGCGGCATCGTTCTCACCGGGGGCGGGGCCTTGCTTCACGGCATTGAGCAATGGCTCAGCGCTGAACTGCATGTGCCGGTGCATGTGGCGCCAAACCCGGCCGAGGCGGTCGCCATCGGCACCGGGAAGGCATTGCGAGCGATGCCGAAACGGCTCGGCGCGGCGCTGTAG
- a CDS encoding C40 family peptidase: MKKWLTLLSVSMIVLFSSFFVSTSSSDAAANKTRLIAEAKKLVGTPYRYGGTTPKGFDCSGFVYYAHKKVGVTLPRSSKEMYKKGTYVHKSKLQPGDLVFFDTSKRTKGVSHVAIYIGNNQVIHAVSRGVKIDNLNSSYWKTKYVGAKRL; this comes from the coding sequence ATGAAAAAATGGCTCACTCTTTTGTCTGTATCCATGATCGTTCTATTTTCCTCCTTCTTTGTAAGCACTTCCAGTTCCGATGCAGCAGCTAACAAAACACGGCTAATCGCCGAAGCAAAAAAGCTTGTCGGCACTCCTTACCGATATGGCGGAACGACACCAAAAGGATTCGATTGCTCGGGATTTGTCTACTATGCGCATAAAAAAGTCGGCGTCACCTTGCCGCGCTCTTCCAAAGAGATGTATAAAAAAGGGACATACGTACATAAATCGAAATTGCAGCCGGGAGATTTAGTGTTCTTTGACACGTCGAAACGAACGAAAGGCGTCTCGCACGTGGCGATTTACATCGGAAACAACCAGGTCATCCACGCTGTTTCGCGCGGTGTGAAAATCGACAATTTAAACAGCAGCTACTGGAAAACGAAATACGTCGGAGCCAAACGGTTGTAA
- a CDS encoding acylphosphatase — protein sequence MKRVHVIVEGRVQGVGFRYFVQHEALKRQLTGWVKNNDDGTVEMEAQGHESALQLFLDTIEAGTMFAKVTRMHIAPRDPRPDEKQFRIMYGC from the coding sequence ATGAAACGGGTTCATGTCATTGTCGAAGGACGTGTACAAGGCGTTGGCTTTCGCTATTTCGTCCAGCACGAAGCACTGAAGCGGCAGCTGACCGGCTGGGTGAAAAACAATGACGACGGGACGGTGGAAATGGAAGCCCAAGGACATGAAAGCGCCCTCCAGCTCTTTTTGGATACGATTGAAGCTGGAACGATGTTTGCCAAAGTCACGCGTATGCACATTGCACCGCGCGACCCCCGCCCTGATGAGAAACAGTTCCGCATTATGTACGGGTGTTAA
- the glcD gene encoding glycolate oxidase subunit GlcD produces the protein MIPNEAKKRLIQIVGAENYDDTKAGRLVYSYDATPQFQSLPDAVVAPRNTQEVAEIAKICNEYRIPIVPRGSGTNLCAGTCPVEGGIALLFKHMNRILEIDEENLTATVQPGVITLDLMKAVEEKGLFYPPDPGSMKISTIGGNISENSGGLRGLKYGVTRDYVLGLEVVLANGDIIRTGGKLAKDVAGYDLTRLFVGSEGTLGIVTEATLKLIPMPETKQTMLALYQDLEAAARSVSKIIANQIIPATLEFLDQPTLEVVEDYARIGLPTDVKAVLLIEQDGPNEVVERDMKKMADICRSEQAVSVELARSEEEAEALRTARRAALSALARLKPTTILEDATVPRSEIAKMVKAINEIAAKYQLKICTFGHAGDGNLHPTCPTDARNREEMERVEKAFEEIFAKAIELGGTITGEHGVGAMKAPYLEWKLGPAGIAAMKAIKQALDPNNIMNPGKVFAKSTRKRVVVTR, from the coding sequence TTGATTCCAAACGAAGCGAAAAAACGGCTGATTCAAATTGTCGGGGCGGAAAACTATGATGATACAAAAGCAGGACGTCTCGTTTATTCTTACGATGCAACGCCGCAGTTTCAATCGCTTCCTGATGCGGTTGTTGCGCCGCGAAATACACAAGAAGTAGCGGAAATTGCGAAAATTTGTAACGAATATCGCATTCCGATCGTACCGCGCGGATCAGGAACGAACCTTTGCGCAGGCACATGTCCGGTTGAAGGCGGCATCGCCCTGCTGTTTAAACATATGAACCGCATTTTAGAAATTGACGAAGAAAACTTGACGGCGACTGTTCAACCGGGCGTGATCACGCTTGACCTTATGAAGGCGGTTGAGGAAAAAGGGTTGTTTTATCCGCCGGATCCGGGGTCGATGAAAATTTCGACGATCGGCGGCAATATTAGCGAAAATTCCGGTGGTTTACGCGGGCTGAAATATGGCGTGACGCGCGATTATGTGCTTGGATTGGAAGTCGTCTTGGCCAATGGCGATATCATCCGCACCGGCGGCAAGCTGGCAAAAGATGTGGCTGGCTATGACTTAACTCGCCTGTTTGTCGGATCGGAAGGGACGCTTGGCATCGTCACCGAAGCAACGTTGAAACTGATCCCGATGCCGGAGACGAAGCAGACGATGCTCGCTCTTTATCAAGATTTAGAGGCGGCTGCCCGTTCTGTGTCGAAAATCATTGCCAATCAAATCATCCCGGCAACGCTTGAGTTTTTGGATCAGCCGACGTTGGAAGTTGTCGAGGACTACGCCCGCATCGGTTTGCCGACCGATGTGAAAGCCGTTTTGCTCATTGAGCAGGATGGGCCAAACGAAGTGGTGGAACGCGATATGAAGAAGATGGCTGATATTTGCCGTTCGGAACAAGCGGTGTCCGTTGAGCTTGCCCGTTCAGAGGAAGAGGCCGAGGCGCTACGGACGGCGAGGCGGGCGGCGCTATCGGCGCTGGCGCGTTTGAAACCGACGACGATTTTAGAAGATGCGACCGTGCCGCGTTCGGAAATTGCGAAAATGGTGAAAGCCATCAATGAGATCGCCGCGAAATATCAACTGAAAATTTGTACGTTCGGCCATGCCGGCGACGGCAACTTGCATCCGACCTGTCCGACTGATGCCCGCAACCGTGAAGAAATGGAACGGGTGGAAAAAGCGTTTGAAGAAATTTTCGCCAAAGCGATTGAATTAGGGGGGACGATCACTGGGGAACACGGCGTCGGGGCGATGAAAGCGCCGTATTTGGAATGGAAGCTCGGCCCGGCCGGCATTGCCGCCATGAAGGCGATTAAACAGGCGCTCGACCCGAACAACATTATGAATCCAGGCAAAGTGTTCGCGAAAAGCACAAGAAAGCGGGTGGTGGTGACACGATGA
- a CDS encoding (Fe-S)-binding protein, protein MTSKTDQALIQKAFQERMDEDELMNCMRCGFCLPSCPTYIESGQQEAQSPRGRIALMKAVVDGLIEPDEEVERSLRLCLGCRACEPVCPSGVRYGHLLEEARDIIAQHQRMPLHIRLVRKVVFAGLFPHQERMRKAASFLGWYQRSGLRTLVRKTGLLRLLPASFRQMERVLPDVPTAKELKNRPHRLNPDGSAKKRVAFFAGCLMDTMFMTTNDATMRLLQLAGCEVIIPPAQGCCGALHGHGGEKELAKELAKRNIAAFEQLDVEYIVTNAGGCGAFLLEYGHLLKDDPAWRDRAAAFAARIKDISEVLVELGFHHLPLRVAPQTVTYQDSCHLRNVMKTAAAPRRLLQAIDGVEFREMKDADRCCGSAGIYNLVEPEMSMKILDYKMEMAKQTKATTIVTANPGCLLQMKLGIERAGLTESVRAVHLVDLLLEAAEGAQAAKEEERIRQTS, encoded by the coding sequence ATGACATCGAAGACAGACCAAGCACTGATTCAAAAAGCGTTTCAAGAGCGGATGGACGAGGATGAATTGATGAACTGTATGCGCTGCGGTTTTTGTTTGCCGTCGTGTCCGACATACATTGAATCCGGGCAGCAAGAAGCCCAGTCGCCGCGCGGACGGATCGCCTTAATGAAAGCGGTCGTGGACGGGCTGATCGAGCCGGATGAGGAAGTCGAGCGGTCGCTTCGCCTCTGTTTAGGCTGCCGGGCGTGTGAACCCGTTTGCCCGTCTGGCGTCCGCTACGGCCATTTGCTTGAAGAGGCGCGCGATATCATCGCCCAACATCAGCGAATGCCGCTTCATATCCGGCTTGTGCGCAAGGTTGTCTTTGCCGGGCTGTTTCCGCATCAAGAGCGGATGCGAAAGGCCGCGTCGTTTCTTGGATGGTATCAGCGCTCCGGCTTGCGGACGCTTGTTCGCAAAACCGGGCTGCTTCGCCTGCTGCCCGCTTCGTTCCGGCAAATGGAGCGCGTGCTGCCCGACGTTCCAACCGCAAAAGAACTGAAAAACCGGCCGCATCGCCTGAATCCGGACGGCTCGGCCAAAAAACGGGTCGCCTTTTTTGCCGGCTGTTTGATGGATACGATGTTTATGACGACAAACGATGCGACGATGCGCCTATTGCAGCTCGCGGGTTGTGAAGTCATCATTCCGCCGGCCCAAGGATGCTGCGGGGCGCTGCACGGACATGGCGGGGAAAAAGAACTGGCGAAAGAACTCGCGAAGCGAAACATTGCTGCTTTTGAACAGTTGGACGTTGAGTATATTGTGACGAACGCCGGCGGCTGTGGGGCGTTTTTGCTTGAATATGGTCATCTGCTAAAGGACGATCCCGCATGGCGCGATCGGGCGGCAGCGTTTGCGGCGAGAATCAAAGACATTTCTGAAGTGTTGGTCGAACTCGGGTTTCACCACCTACCGCTTCGCGTTGCGCCGCAAACGGTTACTTATCAGGATTCGTGCCATTTGCGCAACGTGATGAAAACGGCAGCCGCCCCGCGCCGCCTGTTGCAAGCGATTGACGGAGTCGAGTTTCGCGAAATGAAAGACGCCGACCGCTGCTGCGGTTCGGCCGGCATTTACAATTTGGTTGAACCCGAGATGTCGATGAAAATTTTAGATTATAAAATGGAAATGGCAAAGCAAACGAAGGCGACGACGATCGTCACCGCCAACCCGGGGTGTTTGCTGCAAATGAAGCTTGGCATTGAGCGGGCCGGGTTGACAGAAAGCGTTCGCGCTGTCCATCTTGTCGATTTGCTGCTGGAGGCGGCCGAAGGGGCGCAAGCGGCAAAAGAGGAAGAACGCATCCGGCAAACCTCATAA
- a CDS encoding arginase family protein has translation MGFQGNGVTVLNVDGTYRPQKQLFRFPHEWIDLADVPETNLYCSEAALVEMEKRLRRRRTRGAVLIGSGNYHYITYLLLKEMNEPFTLVLFDHHTDAEQGDDRLISCGSWVAHVLQHALLRKVVIVGPSFSPRDLRLSPNITVLPFDDHDEWPNALLQAIPTESVYISIDKDALRREDAVTNWDQGRMPLFRLLACLRLLLFYKKVLGVDICGEYPQAAVDLFDPLCREARRKNEQANSAILETCFRYAASHLRPA, from the coding sequence ATGGGGTTTCAAGGCAACGGTGTCACTGTGCTCAATGTTGATGGCACATACCGGCCGCAAAAGCAGTTGTTTCGGTTTCCGCACGAGTGGATCGATCTCGCTGATGTACCGGAGACGAACTTGTATTGCAGCGAGGCCGCGCTTGTCGAAATGGAGAAGCGGTTGCGCCGGCGGCGAACCCGCGGGGCGGTGCTGATCGGGAGCGGCAACTATCATTATATCACGTATTTGTTGTTGAAAGAAATGAACGAACCGTTCACCCTTGTGCTGTTTGACCACCATACGGACGCTGAACAGGGTGATGACCGCCTTATTTCATGCGGATCATGGGTGGCTCATGTGCTTCAACATGCCCTGTTGCGAAAAGTGGTGATTGTTGGTCCATCGTTTTCTCCGCGCGATCTCCGTTTATCTCCGAATATTACTGTTCTTCCGTTTGATGACCATGACGAATGGCCGAATGCGCTTCTGCAAGCCATCCCGACCGAAAGCGTGTATATCAGCATCGATAAAGACGCGCTTCGCCGCGAAGACGCGGTCACGAACTGGGATCAAGGAAGGATGCCGCTTTTCCGCTTGCTCGCTTGTCTGCGTCTGCTATTATTCTATAAAAAGGTGTTAGGCGTAGATATATGCGGAGAATATCCGCAAGCGGCCGTCGATCTATTTGATCCGCTTTGCCGTGAGGCGCGGCGCAAAAATGAACAGGCAAACAGCGCCATTTTAGAGACGTGTTTTCGTTACGCCGCTTCCCATTTGCGTCCGGCTTGA